From one Rhizobium sp. CIAT894 genomic stretch:
- a CDS encoding PilZ domain-containing protein has protein sequence MTRNLKITARKADRQNCRVFGSVKYLNSEIDVRILNLSVTGAALETKTPLHAASGSKVRIEAENIGLLEGIIRWKHNGRIGVQFDVNSNARAQVSSYFRFFHKEIRPVLAVRQLRAATSGDRPPHSATPTLKS, from the coding sequence ATGACCCGCAACTTGAAAATCACGGCGCGGAAGGCCGATCGGCAGAACTGCCGTGTCTTCGGCAGCGTCAAATATCTGAACAGCGAAATAGATGTCCGCATTCTCAACCTGTCGGTGACCGGCGCCGCTCTGGAGACGAAGACGCCGCTCCACGCCGCCTCCGGCAGCAAGGTGCGCATCGAAGCCGAAAATATCGGACTGCTCGAAGGCATCATCCGCTGGAAGCACAATGGCCGTATCGGCGTGCAGTTCGATGTGAATTCGAATGCCCGGGCACAGGTCTCCTCCTATTTCCGCTTTTTCCATAAGGAAATACGGCCGGTGCTGGCTGTGCGCCAGCTGAGAGCCGCGACCAGCGGCGACCGCCCACCCCATTCGGCAACGCCGACGCTGAAATCGTAA